From the Erythrolamprus reginae isolate rEryReg1 chromosome Z, rEryReg1.hap1, whole genome shotgun sequence genome, one window contains:
- the TCAP gene encoding telethonin — translation MHGKSVILQSSGTLSAAELACQVFEKDDGRKESFNAEWKDLSLTSRPEEGCSHSEMDNQRKETYHQQQENWAIVQRSPWGILRLGLLGEPLTSYHLPYQRALPLPIFTPVKVSTKAERELTPTPSESVESLPVTGVCPDKIPVFEITKELPLVVQPTCPDFKQAGMRRSLSRTMSQEAQRG, via the exons ATGCATGGCAAGAGTGTGATTCTCCAAAGTTCCGGAACTTTGTCTGCAGCTGAACTGGCCTGCCAGGTGTTTGAGAAGGATGATggccggaaggaatccttcaatgCTGAATGGAAAGACTTGTCACTCACCTCAAGGCCTGAAGAAGG CTGCTCTCACTCTGAGATGGACAATCAGCGCAAAGAGACCTACCACCAACAACAGGAGAATTGGGCCATAGTTCAGCGATCACCATGGGGCATCCTCCGCCTAGGTCTGCTGGGTGAGCCTCTGACCTCTTACCATCTACCTTATCAGCGAGCTCTGCCTCTGCCCATCTTCACACCAGTCAAAGTGAGCACCAAGGCTGAACGGGAGCTGACACCAACTCCATCAGAGTCAGTGGAGTCGCTGCCAGTCACGGGGGTCTGCCCTGACAAGATACCTGTGTTTGAGATCACCAAAGAGTTGCCCCTTGTTGTCCAGCCCACCTGCCCCGACTTCAAACAAGCTGGCATGCGCCGTTCGCTGTCCCGCACTATGTCTCAGGAGGCCCAGAGAGGCTGA